Genomic segment of Pseudothermotoga hypogea DSM 11164 = NBRC 106472:
GAAGATAGCTTCTTCGAGGTACACAAGAACTATGCGAGAAACATCGTCGTGGGTTTCGCAAGGATCGCAGGCACGAGCGTTGGAATAGTCGCCAATCAACCTTCGGTGCTCGCAGGTTCTTTGGACATAGACTCTTCTGACAAAGCCGCGAGGTTCATAAGATTTCTCGACTGTTTCAACATACCCATTGTCACCTTCGTGGACACACCGGGTTACCTGCCGGGCGTACAACAGGAACACGGAGGCATCATCAGACATGGTGCAAAGCTTTTGTTCGCTTACAGTGAAGCAACAGTTCCGAAGATCACCGTGATACTGAGGAAAGCCTATGGGGGAGCCTACATCGCGATGGGTAGCAAACACCTTGGCGCCGATCTGGTCGCAGCCTGGCCCACCGCGGAGATCGCGGTCATGGGACCGGACGGTGCGGCGAACATCATTTTCAGAAAAGAGATAGAGACTGCACCGAATCCGGAGGAGAAGAGGAAAGAACTGGTACAACAGTACCGCGAAATGTTTGCCAACCCTTACGTGGCAGCGTCGCGAGGTTACATTGATGCTGTCATAGAGCCTGTCAAGACCAGAGAATGGATCGCTCAGGCTTTAGAGATCTGTCGCACCAAGGTTCAGTCGTTGCCGAAGAAGAAACACGACAACATACCGTTGTGAGGTGATGGTATGTCCAACGATATCAGCAACCTCACAGTGCTCGTGGTTGGAATTGGATCGGTTTTCCTGGTGTTCGTGATACTGTACATCATTTTTGTGATAATGGAAAAGATCTTCACCTCGCAACAACGCAGAACCTCACGTGGTGAGGTGAAAACCACACAAAATTTCGTCAAAACCGAGGAGAACGTTGAACAGGACGAAACCATGGAGGCGGCCGTCATTGGAGCGGTGATGGCTTATATGAGCTTAGAGAGTGAAAAACCTGTCATGCAACCCAAAGGTAGGGTCCTTTCTTTCGAGGAGAGAACCACAAGCTGGAGAAAGAGCGGTTGGAAAGGAGCGAGAGGATGGCGCGCAAGTTCAGGGTGGTGATAAACAACAAAGAATACATCGTTGAGGTCGAGGAGATCGGAGGCTCATCGATCGTTCAATCGGTTCAACCCGTCGTCGAAAAGCCACAGTTGGTTGAAAAACCCCAGCAGGTGCAAACACAAAACGTGAAAGCTGAGCCAAAGAAGGTGGAACAACCGAAAGAGAAACCAACACCAAAGGCTGGTGGTGTAGAAGTAAAAGCACCGATGTCGGGTCTCGTCGTGAAGGTGCACGTCAGCGAGGGACAACAGGTCAAGCGAGGACAGAAACTGTTGGTTCTCGAGGCCATGAAGATGGAAAACGACATCGTCAGCGAGCACGAAGGTACGGTTGTTAAGGTCCTCGTGAAGGAAGGAGACAACGTGGAGACTGGGCAGACCTTGATCACGATAAGCTGATCGAAAAAGGAGGCTACACGAATGGAACTGAAGGTCGTGAGTTTCGCTCTGGGGGAAGAAAAGTTTGCATTGGACATCATGAACATCGACAGCATAGTGGAAGTGGGAAAGATCGTGAAACTGCCAGAATCTGCTGACTACGTCGAGGGGATCATGAATTTGCGCGGCAACGTGATACCGATCATCAACCTGAAAAGGAAATTCTCCATGCCGGACACGGGCCGTTCGGCGTCAGCGAAGATCATCGTCGTGAACATGAAGGGCAAGAGGGTTGGCCTGCTCGTCGATCAGGTGCACGAGGTGCTCACGCTGACCGACCAGCAGATTGAGCCACCTCCGGCGGGCGTTGGAGGAACGAGGGCGAACTTCATCTTAGGCATAGCCAAGATAGGTGAAGAACTGTTGATCATCTTGAACGCCGAAGAGATCTTGTCTAAGGAAGAGAAGATTGCTCTTGAGAATCTGAAGGTTTGAAGAACCTGACGAACCATATGTCCGGTTCAAAGAAACCTTCGCTCGCGCTGAAACCAACGAGTTGTCCATCGGGCGAAAACGATGGGTAAAATGCATCTTGCCTCAGTTCTTCTGTGAGACACCACTTTTCGTTGGTTTGTAGGTCCTTGATCCATATGGCGTAGTATCCCAGACAGTTGCAGGAATACGCGAGGTAACGTCCATCCGGCGAAATCGCCGGATCGTGTTCGTTGTAGAAGCCATCCTCGACGCAGACAACGCTTCCTTCGGGCGTGAGCGCGTAGATACCGAAGTTGGCTTCTTTGAGGCCAACGAAGTAAATCGTCCCATCGTGTGCGGCCGGTGAGAACACCATGTCGAAGCCTTCTATGTTCAGTTTGGTTCGGCGCCTGGCGAGCGTGGCTCGGTACATGGCGTTGCCAGCTTCTGTGTCTTGAACGTACAAGAGCGTGTTGTTATCCAGCCACGTTGGTGAGTAGGCGGGTGCGTTGCCAGCAGAGATGAGCACGATGTTCCTCGCGTGGTCTTCGATCGGCATCACGTAGATGTTCCAAAAACCGTGCAGAGATCCTTGAAATGCGAGCCTCGAACCGTCGGGTGAAAATCTGGGAAAGTATTCGCTGCTGCCGTGAACGGGCAGAACTTTCAGAGTGCCTTCCGTCAAGTTCAACAGGGCGATGTTCCTGTTACCACCAAGCCTATCGGTGATGAAGGCGAAAAGCTCACCGTTGGGGCTGAAACTGCTGTATTCGTCCACCGAGGGATGGTAGGTCACGCGCAGATACTTTTCGAATTTGCCAGTCACCAAAAGTCTCAGAGCGGCTTTCTCGAGCGGATAGTGCGCGCACTCTCTGACGAACTCCCTGTAAGGTTTTTCCGCTCTCGGCGAATAGCTGCAACTGTAAACGACACTGTCAAATTCCAGCCAGCTTGCGTAGTAAGCGTTTCTCGTGGCATCATAACTGATAGAAAAGCTCAAAGCGAACTCCTCTTCGATCGAAGCGAGATCGTTACTCGTGAGCGTTGCTCCATCCATTTCGATGGAGACGAACACATTCTGAGGAACGAGTGAGAGAATAGAACTGGCAACGTCACTCGCGAGCTCTTTGCTCTGCTCGTCAGAGACAATCGTGATCCTCAGACCGACGGTCGCAAAACAGCTTATGAACGTGAGTAACGCGAAAAGTAACGAAAACCTTCCTGCGCTCATCGATAAAATTGTACCATCGGATTAAAGGATTCTGTGTGTCCGTCGATCAATAATATAGAGGAAGGGGTGCACCCATGAATGTGGATTCTGTGAGAATGGATCCTCATCACAACACGAATACTATGAATGTGAACAAGGTTCAAACTGAGAGCGTGAAACAACTTCAGTTGAACGTGGAGAAAGCCTCCGAAGAACCTCAGAAACAACAGAACAACGATGTGGATCTGTCCAAGGCGATGGACTCGCTCAAGAAAACCTTTGAAAGGCTCAGCAGGTTCTTCAAGACGGAGGCCCAGTTCACGATAGAGCGTGAACTCAACATGATAATCATCAAGATAAAGGACAGAGACACAGGTGAGATCGTCAGGCAGATCCCACCAGAGGTGGCGGTAAAGATCGCGAAGAACCTTCAAGAGTTGATGGGTATCTTGTTCGATGAGAAGGTGTGAATCATGGATGCCATATCCAAGATCGCGTCGAGTATAAACTACAGATACAGATCGTCAAACATTCAGTTCGGTGGTCTGGCCTCCGGGTTGAACACGGCCGACATCGTGGACGCGTTGATGCAGATCGAGGCAAGACCAGCTGAAAGATTGTATCAGAAGTACGAGAGTTTGGGGCTGAAACAAAAGGCGTACCAGCAGCTGGAAGAAAAACTCGAAAGCTTCGAAACCTTTCTGGCCAGCTTCAAATTACAGGCCACACTCATGGCGAAGAAAGTCTCAATTGATTCTGACAAAGTCTCAATCGAAGCATCTGCCGCTGCCTTGGTTGGCAGCTACCAAATCAAAGTGCTGTCGATCGCGAGCAGAAGTTCCACGACGAGTGGAAGAACGATAGGGCCCGAGGTCGATCCTTCCACGAAGTTTGGCGATCTGGTTTACAGATACAACCCGACCGACTCCGTCTTGAAGATCCAAGTCGGTGCGACGGTGCACACGGTCAACATCTCGACGGAAGACACGATCTCTGACATCGTCAACAAGCTCGACGATATCTTCGGTTATGGCAACGTCAGATTCGAGAACGGAAAACTGATCATCGAGAGCAGTCAGGCTTTCGCCATCCAAACGATACAAGGTACCTTCAGTCACGTTTTCAATCTGAAGGATGCTCCCATCGTTCAAGAGGCTGGAGAATACGTTCTTCGTAGCACTGCACACGTGGGAGCCGTCTCACCGTACAGGACACTGTCTCAGATCTCTACCTACCGTGGAATATCGATCACAAGCGGTGTTTTGAAGATCAACAACGTCGAGATCAACGTCGATACAAACATGACGTTGAATCAATTGATAGACGCGATCAACTCGAGCAACGCTGGAGTAACTGCAGCTTACGATCAGAACTCAGACAAACTGATCGTGACATCGAACCAAACGGGTGCGAACGCTATAACCTTCGAAGACAACGGTACGAACCTGCTCGCACTGCTCGGCATGGACGTCGGTCAGTTCAACGTCGGCGGTGTGACACACGTTCAGTTGAGCAGTGATGGTGTGAACTGGATCGATCTCTACTCTTCCACAACCGAATTCAGTTACATGGGACTCTCGATAAAGGTTAAAGGGCTGGTCGAAACGCCTCTGAGCTTCAACGTTGAGAACGACGTTGATTCGATCGTCTCGAAAGTAAAGGAATTCGTCGACAAGTGGAACGAGCTCATGGAGTACATTTACAACAAGTACCACGAAAAGCCGGTGACGGGCAAAAACGCCGAAGAGCTCAGCGAGGAAGAGAAGCTGCAAGGGATTCTTCAAAGAGATCCACTTCTGAACGAGATCTTTTTCAGATTGAGAGGCTTCATAACAACACGTATCGAGGGTGAGATCTCCTATCTGTGGCAAATAGGTATAAGGACGAGCAGCTACGGTTATCAGAACATGAAGATGGGAAAGCTCGAGCTCGACGAAGACCAGCTGAAGGCGGTTCTAAGGGAAAATCCTGAGAAAGTGTGGGCCTTCTTTGGAGATACGAACGGTTTCGCACAACAGATTCACTCTTACGTCAGAGAACTCACCAGATTCGGTGGAAGGATCGACAGCATCGCGGGCATAAGCGGGACCATAACGAATCAGATGAGAAGCTTGGCAAAGCAACTGCAGAGCTGGCTGGAACGGTTACAGAAGAGAGAAGCGTATCTCTGGAGCAAGTTCTCCGCCATGGAAGAGGTTGTGTCAAGGATGCAGGCTCAGGGTAGCTGGCTCACACAGTTCGCCAGCCTGAGCAGGAACAACCGTTAAGTCTTCTTAGATAGTGTGATCTCGAACTCGTTTGGATCGGGATGGGTGAAGCTCACCTTGACTTTTTCCCTGTGGGCCGGAACGAGGGCCTT
This window contains:
- a CDS encoding OadG family protein, whose product is MSNDISNLTVLVVGIGSVFLVFVILYIIFVIMEKIFTSQQRRTSRGEVKTTQNFVKTEENVEQDETMEAAVIGAVMAYMSLESEKPVMQPKGRVLSFEERTTSWRKSGWKGARGWRASSGW
- a CDS encoding biotin/lipoyl-containing protein; this encodes MARKFRVVINNKEYIVEVEEIGGSSIVQSVQPVVEKPQLVEKPQQVQTQNVKAEPKKVEQPKEKPTPKAGGVEVKAPMSGLVVKVHVSEGQQVKRGQKLLVLEAMKMENDIVSEHEGTVVKVLVKEGDNVETGQTLITIS
- a CDS encoding chemotaxis protein CheW, producing MELKVVSFALGEEKFALDIMNIDSIVEVGKIVKLPESADYVEGIMNLRGNVIPIINLKRKFSMPDTGRSASAKIIVVNMKGKRVGLLVDQVHEVLTLTDQQIEPPPAGVGGTRANFILGIAKIGEELLIILNAEEILSKEEKIALENLKV
- a CDS encoding TolB-like translocation protein gives rise to the protein MSAGRFSLLFALLTFISCFATVGLRITIVSDEQSKELASDVASSILSLVPQNVFVSIEMDGATLTSNDLASIEEEFALSFSISYDATRNAYYASWLEFDSVVYSCSYSPRAEKPYREFVRECAHYPLEKAALRLLVTGKFEKYLRVTYHPSVDEYSSFSPNGELFAFITDRLGGNRNIALLNLTEGTLKVLPVHGSSEYFPRFSPDGSRLAFQGSLHGFWNIYVMPIEDHARNIVLISAGNAPAYSPTWLDNNTLLYVQDTEAGNAMYRATLARRRTKLNIEGFDMVFSPAAHDGTIYFVGLKEANFGIYALTPEGSVVCVEDGFYNEHDPAISPDGRYLAYSCNCLGYYAIWIKDLQTNEKWCLTEELRQDAFYPSFSPDGQLVGFSASEGFFEPDIWFVRFFKPSDSQEQSSLP
- a CDS encoding flagellar protein FlaG; this encodes MNVDSVRMDPHHNTNTMNVNKVQTESVKQLQLNVEKASEEPQKQQNNDVDLSKAMDSLKKTFERLSRFFKTEAQFTIERELNMIIIKIKDRDTGEIVRQIPPEVAVKIAKNLQELMGILFDEKV
- the fliD gene encoding flagellar filament capping protein FliD, which encodes MDAISKIASSINYRYRSSNIQFGGLASGLNTADIVDALMQIEARPAERLYQKYESLGLKQKAYQQLEEKLESFETFLASFKLQATLMAKKVSIDSDKVSIEASAAALVGSYQIKVLSIASRSSTTSGRTIGPEVDPSTKFGDLVYRYNPTDSVLKIQVGATVHTVNISTEDTISDIVNKLDDIFGYGNVRFENGKLIIESSQAFAIQTIQGTFSHVFNLKDAPIVQEAGEYVLRSTAHVGAVSPYRTLSQISTYRGISITSGVLKINNVEINVDTNMTLNQLIDAINSSNAGVTAAYDQNSDKLIVTSNQTGANAITFEDNGTNLLALLGMDVGQFNVGGVTHVQLSSDGVNWIDLYSSTTEFSYMGLSIKVKGLVETPLSFNVENDVDSIVSKVKEFVDKWNELMEYIYNKYHEKPVTGKNAEELSEEEKLQGILQRDPLLNEIFFRLRGFITTRIEGEISYLWQIGIRTSSYGYQNMKMGKLELDEDQLKAVLRENPEKVWAFFGDTNGFAQQIHSYVRELTRFGGRIDSIAGISGTITNQMRSLAKQLQSWLERLQKREAYLWSKFSAMEEVVSRMQAQGSWLTQFASLSRNNR